CCGCTTTAGTGGCCCTGGAATAAACAGGTCCCCGTGGGAAACGGCTCTGTGCATGGATGGGCTGGAAGCGAAAGTGAAAAATAAGGTCTTGGTCTCGGGATCCGGCCTGCCTCCCCAGCAAAAAAAATGATCACTTTGCCACGGACTCCCGTGGCTGAATCCTGGTGTCCTCCCAAGAAAGAAGCTCAAATACACTCTGCTGTTCCGAACTGGCTCGAAGAGACAAACAAGCCGTAAAGCTATTTGAACTGGTTTGCAGTGTTACAGTGCCCAAGTAGCACCAAACTGGCAGGCTGTATTTGTAACTGAACCCCATTATTCTGTTACTCAGTGCCATGATAACAAGACCAAAGgattcaaataattttggaaataaaacgGACTTTTACAAGCCTGCAGTGTTCTCGTAACTTTTTGATAGCCAATTTCAGCTTTTATCAGCTCAGGAGCAGGAAGCAGAAGCACTGCCAATAGTTGTAACAGGTTCCTGTCAGCTGCTGTGAGTAATGTTGcacaaaatgtgtgttttcaaaatacGTCACTTGAAATCTAGGAGAACCTGCACCTCTGCAGAAAcctatttctctttttcaataGTTGGAAAAACTCACTTAGTGATATCTGAGGTTAAAGATTCTGGTGCATCTTCTGAAAGAATATACAAATGAGCACACTCTgtaagaaattcttcagaaaCTCGATGTCTTCCTCTGTCCTATTCAAACATGCTGCACAAATATCTTTTGCTTAGTGTATCTGCAGTGAGAGGCAAGCAGCTGGTAAGCAGTATCAGTTAGCTAAAGACCAACTGTACTAGCTGGAAGCTTCCCATACTGAGGAAACTGGTGGTAGGCCAggccagagcaggagctggcaaCACAGCCTTGGAAGCTCTTTAATACAGCCCTAGCAGCAAGTACCAAGactggcttttttaaaaagatgagaCATGCCCTTTTTCATACCTGGGAACTCCTGTATTGTTCCACATTGACCAAATACATACCTATGGCAGCTATGTATGGATGCCAGAAGAAACAGGGTAAAACATGGTTCAGTATACATTACatggtaattttaaaaacataatatGCACTACTGACTAGTGGCTCTTCTTGTCCAATATTTTGGCTGGCAGAATGACATGCTGTGCTTAAGCCTGGCTTATCTGTGGTCCCTTCTCCTAGTTCACATGCTCCTCCAGCATTCAGTCACCAAATTAGGAATGTTAGACAGCACATCCTCATCTCTTCCTTTTAGTGCCTATTTATGGACCCTTGCTCATTTATCTGTCCAAATCCCTTTTTGACTCCACTATATAGTCTACCTCCACAAACCCTTGTGGTCTCAAATTCCAGCAATGCACAACCTGTTgcttaaaaacaattttcttttataagTTTTAAATTCATATCCTACTTCTTTCAACACGTGCCCCATGTAAGAATACTTTGGTGAATAACAGTTCAACATTCAGCTTATTTATCACCTTCATGGTTTTGTAAATCTCACTCAGCTTTATCATGTCAAAAATGAGAGCCCCTATCTCTTGTAAGGCAGGTGCTTCATCCACTGGATAATTTAGATGCTGGGATAACTCCTTCAATGCCATGAGGTCCTGCCAAGATGTGAAGACCTGAACTGTACCACTAGTCAAGGTACGGCTACACATACTGAAGTTCAACAGAGCAGCAAAACAATGCCATCTGCCTTCTCAATACCTTTCtagattatattaatttttttgttgacattttttgctgctgcctcccactgAGCAGTGATTTCAGAGAGTGAACAATAGTAAATCAGATCTCTTTCCTGAGATATGTGTCACTACTGAGCTTAGCATTAGTCACACAAGGTTTCAATTATTCTTTCCTACGTGCATTGCCTTACCTTTAGCTACACTGAAGCTTATCTGCCACTTTTCTGTCTATTAGGGTTTTTTAAGTCCAACTGACTTTCAGCCAAGTTTCTCTTCAAAAGTGCTTGAAAAGCTGTGTTCCTCAGTGACCTCTCTggcttcttgctcttttttttttcagttttcgCTATGCCACTGTTGCCTTTCACCTTCTGCTGACCAAATGCAAACAGCTTACTTTcgttttcccttttcccctcccaccACCTTGATATAATCTTGTTTACAAGCATTCCTGAGCCAAGTGGGTGGTACTGCCCTCTTCATTTATAATATGCTTATACACATATTTATAAAAGGCATGTGATGTCTGTCCTTCTGGCTAATTACTTAAAAGCACCTTCTTGCAAGGCTTTAGCTTTTTCCCATCAGATTATACACAAACAGTTCAGTTAAAAACATAGGAAGGTATGTTCCCTTTTACGTCCACGGCaggtctttgtttttaaaatcagtgtAGAGAGTATGaatctgttttgaaattaacttacagtaagtatttttcagtgtcttcacAAGGACCTTTTCAAGGATGAAATCATGTTGAAGAGCAAATGTGCTAATTATGTGAGAAACACTGTTCTGGAGCCTCTTTGCATCTTTGATGGCCCACTGTGTTTACATATAGCAAGAGGGAAGAGATACAGACCCAACAAGAAGCCATATgaccatttaaaaatgttttgatccaccaaaagtggaaaaagagaaaagaaaatctgaatcttaataatagaatcatagcatcaaCCTATAACTGTAAAAATATGTCTAAGTGCACAGTCCTGCAATGTAGATAAAGCAGCTGAGGCACAAGGCAGGAATTACTTAAACTGAAGGCCCATAAAATGCATAGGTgcataaaataaacacaaacaaaacataactgTTTTCATGCAGAATAAACTTGGAAGAGCACCAGTAAAGGGCCCTCCAGTAAAGATAAAGGTCTGCAGATGAGATCATAAGAACACCTAAGTCAGTATAGTGACAGGCCAAGAGACCTCCTTCTTCTGCCCATGCCAGTGGTCAGTGCCAGATGCTTGGAGAAAAGTATGGAAAGGCCACAGAAGGAtccttctccccagctcttGTCCCACATTCTAGAAGTCGTTTGCTCAAATGCTTCCTGAGCTGCAAATCACATACATGCCATTAAAGACCCATGGTGGAAGTACTCCAAATGTGCCTAATCTGTGCCTTTGTTTATATTGTGTTTTACATGTGTTTCATAATTTGATTGCATGTGGGTTTTAACTTTCTGTTTGGTAATTTCAGTGGCATACTTTGGATTCATGCATCCCGAGGCAGGATGAGTCATTGCAATTACAAGGTCCTTGACAGAATCCCATGTATGGTGCTGCAGATGCAATGGGAGCTGGGAGTGGAGCAAGAAGCAATACATTTATCAAATGCTAAGAACTACATCTGCCATTGCGTAGCTGGCCTGGTTGGTTTTGGACCATTTCTGGTTCTCACAGGTGACCTGACAAAGGCTTCTCCTTTATCCTTATTTATGTTACTGGTTCATGTCAGTAATTGGCTTTTCCTAGCAAGACGCTCTTTGACTGGGACTGCCAACTAGCCACACTGAAGAGCCCatctctttattaaaataaataaaaatacattatttagaTAAATAATACACCATTGTTTTAAAGTTTTGCTTTCCTAGCAACTAGGGAGTACAACAACATTATCTATGTTCATCCAAGTGGATTATTTCATGCTAATTGTGTACCTATGTACCATCCAGGGCACCATTACTACTATTATTCAatcatttaaacaaacaaacaaacaaacaaatgttgAAAAGATTTTTGGTGGAAAtttgcagaactgaaaaatgttgAATACTGGGCTTCCATCGTCCCACTGTAGGATGGCTTCtgtaggaaagaaaaggaaggaatcAGACCTAATGCTTTCAAAGAACATCTGTTGTGCCATCGCGGAACTGAGGAATATGGGAATTGCCAGCTTGGTCCCTCCTTGTGTTACCATGAGAGGGCAGACATTACCCCGGCAATGTGCCATCTCAGGCAGCTGCCAACTTAGCTGCTGTTAAGGCTAACCCTAGATTCAACTTGGTGCAGTAGCCTGAGGTGCTTTTGGCAATATTGGAGACCAAGAATCAAAGAACCTTcatggattttcttttaatgaatcTGAAGTCATCAGACTCCCTAACCTGGAGTGCTCTGCAATGCAAACCTTTTTAAACATAGAGGAGTTTGTGGCTGTCTCTGAAAAGGATGCAGTGCAGTTAGTTACACAAGCTCAGCTTTCCCTGTGCTTCACGAGACACATTTGACCAGAAGAACTAAAGCCACTGAGCCCATACATATCAAAAGAGGTACTCAGGAGCTAGACACTCAAATCCAGAGATGCGCAAACCAGCTTCCAGTCCCGGGCGGCCGGTAGGGTTCGTGATGGCTCTGCAGGACCACGAAGCGGGTCGGGAGAAGCGAAACAGCGCCCGTAGCTTGGTGCCAAGTTTCCCTTCTGCGAGAAAGGAAAACGAAACTAAGCGCTTCCCCTCGCCCCGCGGCGACGGGAGCGactggaggggaggggaaggcacGGCTTTAAGAGCGCAGCGCCGGGCGCTGCGGTGCAGCTTGCGAGCTCAGCCGAACCGAGACTAGACTACTTGAACCGAACCGAGTCCAGTCAAACCGACCCCAGACGGGTCCAAGTGAACTGCATCGCATCccgccgagccgagccgagccgagccgagccgagccgagccgagccgagccgagccgagccgagccatGCAGCTGGACGCGCTGTGGCACCGGTCGCTGGCTGTGGCGCGGGCGGTGGTGGCGGCGCTGAAGGTGTGGCTGCATGCGCTGTGCTGGGGCCTGAtccccctgtccctgcccctgcccggCTGGCGGAGGGTCTCAGCACCCAGCCTCGCCACCTCGGCGAGCCCACGGCGGGAGCGGGACGACGCGTCCCCGACGCCTACCAGCGTTAATTACCACTTCACTCGGCAGTGCAACTACAAGTGCGGCTTCTGCTTTCATACAGCCAAGACCTCCTTCGTGCTGCCTCTGGAGGAGGCCAAGAAGGGGCTGGCGATGCTCAAGGAggcaggtgggtcaggggggCGCGCCGGTTGGGAGCCTGGGCCGGGGGATGCGCGACGACCACGTCCCAGCAGGGACGGAGGCTGTCCCTCGTCACCGGGCTGCAGCCGGACACGGGCAGCTTGTGAGAGAGGcgggcaggaggcaggcagaggtTCACAGCATCTTTTGTTGGTCCTTTTCTaggaatggagaaaataaatttctcagGAGGAGAACCGTTTCTTCAGGACAGAGGCGAATTTGTAGGCAAACTGGTGCAGTTTTGCAAGCAGGAGTTGAAACTACCAAGTGTCAGCATTGTTAGCAATGGCAGCCTGATAAGAGAATGGTGGTTCAAGAAGTACGGTAAGGAAAAACAGCTGTTCCCAACAGCACTGGTGGGGTTTGGGAGCCTCCGCGGGGCAGCCTCACCCAAAGATGGCATTTGGTGCAAGTGGGAGATGGTTTGTTAGTGGTTCATTTACAGTAAATGCAAACCAAACGTAAGTACCTCTGAAATACTGTTAATTATATGTTGTGAACATAGGCAGTTTCTACTATTGCCTCTTTGGTATATTAGTGTAAAAAACTAGTAGCTCAGACTGTTACCATAACGCTGGGGACGCACAAACAAAATGCATGTTTtgatgctgctggtgctgttgCTTTTGTGGTTCATGTGATGACTCCACAGACCTGTATTTACATGGCACTTTGTGACAGATGACAACAAAGTGAAAGTGGGCAGGATCCTCACAGTTTTTAACTGAGGGACTGAATATTAATgtttaaaacttgttttcagGTGAATATTTAGACATTTTGGCAATTTCGTGTGATAGTTTTAATGAGGATGTCAACATTTTGATTGGCCGTGGTCAAGGAAAGAAGAACCATGTGGAAAATCTGCATAAACTGAGACAATGGTGTCGAGACTATGCTGTTGCTTTCAAGATAAATTCAGTGATCAACAGGTTTAATGTTGAGGAAGATATGAATGAGCAGATCAAGGCACTCAACCCTGTGCGCTGGAAGGTAAGAAAGTAGTGTATACCATAGGTTTCCCATTCAGAGAAAAGAAGTAATGAATTCCTGGAGTTGTCTGAACCTCTAATGACCTCAGTCATATGTCCAGCTTGATCAGGTGCTAATGGACTTCTTGTCAGTGTTACATGGTGTTGAGTTAGGTTGTCTCTTTCTGCACCTACATGGAGCCTAATATGTCAGGAATCTTTTTTGTTGTgatatttaaaggaaattacTATTTCAGCATAGGTAGATCTATTTTTTTATGATGCTGAAAGTAAGACAGAGGGCCTTTGACATTTGGAAATGTGTCATGGTGtagagaaaataaggaagagTTAGCATACAATGAAAGATagtattaatatattattacCAATATATGTGTACATTAGACATGTTCTGTTGTAAAGTATTAATGGTTAGTGTGTATATattgttatattttcttctagaaGTATATTAAATACATTATGTTACCAGTTTGAAAATGAGTAGAAATGATGTGACTTATAAATATGGGAGAACTTGTGGAATAATTTCTCATTG
The Apus apus isolate bApuApu2 chromosome 3, bApuApu2.pri.cur, whole genome shotgun sequence genome window above contains:
- the RSAD2 gene encoding radical S-adenosyl methionine domain-containing protein 2, whose protein sequence is MQLDALWHRSLAVARAVVAALKVWLHALCWGLIPLSLPLPGWRRVSAPSLATSASPRRERDDASPTPTSVNYHFTRQCNYKCGFCFHTAKTSFVLPLEEAKKGLAMLKEAGMEKINFSGGEPFLQDRGEFVGKLVQFCKQELKLPSVSIVSNGSLIREWWFKKYGEYLDILAISCDSFNEDVNILIGRGQGKKNHVENLHKLRQWCRDYAVAFKINSVINRFNVEEDMNEQIKALNPVRWKVFQCLLIEGENTGEDALREAEKFVISDEDFEKFLDHHKDVSCLVPESNQKMRDSYLILDEYMRFLNCTNGRKEPSKSILDVGVEAAIKFSGFDEKMFLKRGGKYVWSKADMKLDW